Within the Theropithecus gelada isolate Dixy unplaced genomic scaffold, Tgel_1.0 HiC_scaffold_1469, whole genome shotgun sequence genome, the region GAGCTTGCTGGATGGCTGCAGATTCCTGTATTGTGCTATTTTCAACAGGCTGAGCTGTGTGGATGGTATAGATGTACTCAGGTGACTGTGGTAGAGAGCAGGCAATTGCTTGTTCTGTTCCAACCACAAAAGACATAATATCTGAGCCTACAGGAGTAAGTGGCTCCAGCTGGCTAGCCTGACTTGCAGAACATGGATTGCTGTTGTTAGAATTAGCTAGAATGTGTTGGCCTCTGTTAGATTGAGATGTTGGGCACTGATTCTCAACAGGCTCCACCTTTACCATCTCCAATTTAGGGGAGGAATGCAACTCATCTACTATCTGAAAGACAGCCTCTAGGTTtacttctgtctttttattttcatcagtaGTACTGCAGGGCCAATTGGAAGGCAAAAATTCAACTGGATAGGAGGATTGCATTGAAGGattctgggaaaagaaaaaatataactgtttggatagaaaatcaaatatGAGATAAAGGAGGAAAGCTACAATATTTAGCCTGATGAGTGCTAAACATAAATAGATTAAACTTAAAGATCACTAAGAAAACCTAGACACGAATCTACTTTTCAGCAATAGTAGCTTCAAATCTACTGTTAGCATTTACTTAGTATGTACTACATGTCAACCACTCTGCTAAGTTTAACACTTCAATGGGTCAATAATTCTTAGGGTTAAACTATACAAAATCAAAAGCTATAGTACCCAAATACCTATTTGCTGAGAAAGCATCTATACACCAAATTCTTCCATAAAAGCTGACAGACAAAAACATAATTCGTA harbors:
- the LOC112616956 gene encoding heat shock factor protein 5 — encoded protein: NPSMQSSYPVEFLPSNWPCSTTDENKKTEVNLEAVFQIVDELHSSPKLEMVKVEPVENQCPTSQSNRGQHILANSNNSNPCSASQASQLEPLTPVGSDIMSFVVGTEQAIACSLPQSPEYIYTIHTAQPVENSTIQESAAIQQAHVKLKEHLNHNPSPSSVVFVQEGPPFSTHQVDANIKCQTSSRENILPSEQMGFLISEMGPASKPSKDTGLATPARYREHRSNSQQGKSP